The Deltaproteobacteria bacterium genome includes the window ACACCGCCTTTTGGACGATCCCGGATACGCGCCAGCGCTTGGTCCGGGATAGGGGGCGCGATTCGGTAATCAGCACCCTGTCTCCAGTTTTGCAGGCGTTTTGCTCGTCATGGGCCGAATAACGTTTACGGCGGCGCACGTATTTCTTGTAGTCGGGATGCAGCACCGTGCGCTCAATCAGCACCACAACGGTCTTATCCATCTTGTCGCTGACCACCGTGCCGATCAACCTTTTTTTGGATCCGCGCTCTTTCATGTCACGCCTTCTTTTCAGCCTCGTTCAAGGACGCCCCTTGCGCGGACTTCTCCTTGAGTATGGTTTGAAGCCTGGCCAGGTCACGGCGTTGCTGCCTCAACTTCATGGGGCTCTCCAGCTGGCCTGTGGCATGCTGGAACCTCAGATTGAAAAGGGCGTGGTACGCATCCGCAACCTTGGCCTGGATTTCCGACGCAGTCAGGGACCTGATTTCCTTGGCTTTCATCACATCCTACTCCGAGCAACTATTTTGGTCCTGATGGGAAGCTTGTGCTTGGCCAGAAGCAGGGCTTCCGTGGCCAGCGTTTCGCTCACGCCGTCCATCTCGTAGAGAATCCTGCCGGGCTTGATTATGGCCTGCCAGCCTTCAGGAGCTCCCTTGCCCTTGCCCATGCGGGTTTCAAGAGGCTTTTTGCAAAAGGGCTTGTCCGGGAAAATCCGTATCCAGATTTTTCCGCCCCTCTTGACGTGACGGGTCATGGCGATACGGGCAGCCTCAATCTGCTTGGAGCTGATGGCGCCGCACTCGGTGGCCTGAAGCCCGTATGTTCCGTAATTGAGGTCGCCTCCGCGCCATGCGGTGCCCCTCATTTTTCCTCTTTGCACCTTGCGGTGCTTGACCTTCTTGGGACTTAGCATTGCCTTAGGCCCCTTCTCAGGACGCGGTTTCTAAAAGGACCGCACCCTTATCCAGGATTTCTCCCTTGAAAATGTAAACCTTGATGCCGATTATGCCGTATGTGGTCTTGGCTTCGGCAAACCCGTAGTCGATGTCGGCTCTCAGCGTGTGATGGGGCATTCTGCCTTCACGATACCACTCGCGGCGGGCCATTTCAGCGCCGCCCAGGCGACCGGAGCAGATGACCTTCACTCCCTGGGCCCCGAAACGCATGGCTGAAGTGACGCCGCGTTTCATTGCCCTGCGGAACGCCACCCTGCGAATCAACTGGCCGGCCACGTTCTCGGCCACCATCTGGGCGTCCACCTCGGGTTTGCGCACTTCCTGGACCTCGATATGCACGTCCTGAACCGTGAGCTTTTCCAGGTCCTTTTTCAGAAGCTCGATCTCCGAGCCCTTTTTACCGATGACGATACCCGGCCTTGCGGCGAATATTATCAGCCGGACGCGCTTGGCCGAGCGTTCTATCTCGATCTTGGATATTCCGGCGTGGTTCAGCTTGGCCTTCAAGAAACGGCGTATCCTGAAATCCTCGTGAATATAGGTAGGATACTGCTTCTTGCCGGCAAACCACCTGGAATTCCAGGTCTTGACGATGCCCAGCCTCAATCCGATTGGACTTACCTTCTGGCCCAAAATGGTCCTCCTTTGGTACTAATCTTCCAATATCACCGTTATATGGGCCATGGGCTTCAAAATCCGGTTGGCCCGCCCCTGGGCGCGAGGCCTGAAACGTTTGAGCTTGGGTCCCTGGTTGACGATTATGTTCGCCACCTTGAACTTGTCAACGTCCCCGCCCTGTTGTTCGGCGTTGGCCGCCGCAGACTGAACCACCTTGCCGATTATGGCTGCGGACTTTTGCGGCATGAACTTCAAGGTGTTGATTGCCTTCTCAACCGCGTTTCCCTTAACCACAGCGGCCACCCAGCGGGCCTTCTGCGCCGATACGCGGATGAACCTGGCATGAGCCATTACCTTCATTTCACCCATCCTTCGGCGGGGCCTATTTTTTACCCGACGCCTTTGTCTTTTTATCCCCAGCATGGCCGTAGAAGGTCCGCGTGGGAGAAAACTCGCCAAGTTTATGGCCCACCATGTTTTCCGTAACGAACACGGGGATGAACTTCTTCCCGTTGTTCACGGCTATGGTGAGTCCGACCATTTCAGGCAGGACCGTTGAGCGCCGGGACCAGGTCTTGATCACCTTTTTCGATTGCGTATCCTGGGCCGCGGCCACCTTTTTCACCAGGTGATCGTCAACAAAGGGCCCCTTTTTCAACGACCGCGGCATGGCCGCCTCCGTCTTCTGCTTAAAGGTTCATATGATCCGACAATGTCCCGATTTTTCGCTTCCGTTCCGCCGACCCGAAGGCAGGAAAAAACGCATCGGAACTCCCCCGTTAACTTTCCACGGGGTTCGGGACAGTGAAGACTGCTACTTGCGCTTCTTGACGATGAGGCTGTCAGAAGGCTTCTTTTTCCTGGTCTTGAAGCCCTTGGCGGGCATGCCCCAGGGTGAACACGGGTGCCTGCCGCCGGACGACCGGCCTTCACCGCCGCCCATCGGATGGTCAACCGGGTTCATTGCAACGCCCCTCACCTTGGGCCTTCTGCCGAGCCAGCGTGCCCGGCCAGCCTTGCCCAAGGAAAGGTTTTCGCTTTCGACGTTACCCACCTGACCGATGGTGGCCATGCAGCGGGTGAGCACCAGACGGACTTCACCGGAGGGAAGCCTTACCTGGGCGTAGTCGTTGTCCTTGGCCACGAGCTGGGCGAAGGTCCCGGCGGAACGGACAATCTGGCCGCCCTTTCCGATCTTCAACTCCACGTTGTGAATCAGTGTGCCCAGTGGAATGTTGGACAAGGGCAGCGCGTTTCCCGGCTTGATGTCGGCGGTTGCGCCGCTCATCACCGTATCGCCGACCTTCAGGTTCACCGGGCAGAGGATGTAGCGCTTTTCGCCGTCCGCGTAAAAAAGGAGGGCGAGCCGGGATGAACGGTTGGGATCGTATTCGATGGCTGCGACCCTTGCCGGAATTCCGCTCTTGTTGCGCTTGAAATCCACCATCCTGTAGTGCCGCCTGCTTCCGCCGCCCTTGTGACGCGAGGTTATGCGACCGTAGCAGTTTCTGCCGCCGCTTTTCTTGAGCGGTGTGAGGAGGCCCTTTTCCGGATCCTTTTTGGTGAGTTCCTCGAAATTAGCGAATTCGAAAAACCTTCTGCCCGGAGAGGTGGGTTTGTTCTTTTTGATGGCAGCCATAAGTCCCTTCCTACACTCCGTCGAAGAATTCGATGCTGGCACCCTGCGCCAGTCTTACGACGGCCTTTTTCCAGTCCCTCTTTTTTCCAACGGTGCGTCCCCTACGCTTGACCTTGCCGTTGACGTTCAATGTCTGAACGTCTTTGACCGTGACCTTGAAAATCTTTTCAATCGCGCGGGCGATTTCCACCTTGTTGGCGTCCGGCAACACCTCAAAGACGTACTGGTTGTGGGTGTCTTTCAGCCTGGTGCCCTTTTCCGTGATGAGCGGACGCCTTATAATGGCGTATGCATTCATGCCTCAAACCTCCCCCGGATGCCGTCTATGGCTGCGGCGTCCAGAATCAGGTGGTCGTAACGCAGGATGTCGTACACGTTGAGACCCTCAACCCGCAACACCTTCACGTTCGGTAGGTTTCTGGCGGAGAGCTCCAGGTTTTCGTCCTTGCCGTTCACCACCAGGAGAGCCTTTTTGAGCGCGAGGGCCGAACAGATGGCCGCCACGTCGCGGGTCTTGATGCGCTCCAAAGAGAGGGAATCAATGACCTTGAGCGTCTGATCGACGAGCTTCGAGGAAAGGGCCATCGCCAGAGCCTGGCGGCGGACCTTTTTGGGCACGGTATAGGAGTAGTCCCTGGGATGCGGACCGAAAACCGAGCCGCCGCCCCTCATGATGGGGCTGGAGCGCTCGCCTCTGCGTGCGCGGCCCGATCCCTTCTGCTTCATCTGTTTCTTGCCGGTTGCGTTTACGTCGCTGCGGTTCTTGACCGATGACGTACCGCGCCGGCGGGCGGCCAGCTGGGCCACCACAACTTCATGAAGTATCCAGGGTTTGATCTCGACCGAGAAAACATCGTCGGAAAGCTCTATTTCCGAGACCTTCTCGCCCTGCTTGCTGTAAACATCTGTGAGCGCCATACTAACCTCGCCTCTTTTTCACCAGAACGCGGACTTGGGTTTGCGGACCTCCACGAAGGATGATCCCGATCCCGGAACCGCTCCCTTGACGAGAATCAGGTTTTGTTCCGGACGCACATCCACGATGACGAGGTTGCGGGTGGTCTGCCGCGTGTCTCCGTAATGCCCCGGAAGCCTCTTGCCCTTGACAACCCGGCTCGGCCAGGCCGATGCTCCGATGGAGCCCGGACGCCTGTGATGCATGCAGCCGTGG containing:
- the rplD gene encoding 50S ribosomal protein L4 encodes the protein MALTDVYSKQGEKVSEIELSDDVFSVEIKPWILHEVVVAQLAARRRGTSSVKNRSDVNATGKKQMKQKGSGRARRGERSSPIMRGGGSVFGPHPRDYSYTVPKKVRRQALAMALSSKLVDQTLKVIDSLSLERIKTRDVAAICSALALKKALLVVNGKDENLELSARNLPNVKVLRVEGLNVYDILRYDHLILDAAAIDGIRGRFEA
- the rplV gene encoding 50S ribosomal protein L22 yields the protein MKVMAHARFIRVSAQKARWVAAVVKGNAVEKAINTLKFMPQKSAAIIGKVVQSAAANAEQQGGDVDKFKVANIIVNQGPKLKRFRPRAQGRANRILKPMAHITVILED
- the rpsS gene encoding 30S ribosomal protein S19 — translated: MPRSLKKGPFVDDHLVKKVAAAQDTQSKKVIKTWSRRSTVLPEMVGLTIAVNNGKKFIPVFVTENMVGHKLGEFSPTRTFYGHAGDKKTKASGKK
- a CDS encoding 50S ribosomal protein L23; the protein is MNAYAIIRRPLITEKGTRLKDTHNQYVFEVLPDANKVEIARAIEKIFKVTVKDVQTLNVNGKVKRRGRTVGKKRDWKKAVVRLAQGASIEFFDGV
- the rpmC gene encoding 50S ribosomal protein L29, whose translation is MKAKEIRSLTASEIQAKVADAYHALFNLRFQHATGQLESPMKLRQQRRDLARLQTILKEKSAQGASLNEAEKKA
- the rplP gene encoding 50S ribosomal protein L16, encoding MLSPKKVKHRKVQRGKMRGTAWRGGDLNYGTYGLQATECGAISSKQIEAARIAMTRHVKRGGKIWIRIFPDKPFCKKPLETRMGKGKGAPEGWQAIIKPGRILYEMDGVSETLATEALLLAKHKLPIRTKIVARSRM
- the rplB gene encoding 50S ribosomal protein L2, whose product is MAAIKKNKPTSPGRRFFEFANFEELTKKDPEKGLLTPLKKSGGRNCYGRITSRHKGGGSRRHYRMVDFKRNKSGIPARVAAIEYDPNRSSRLALLFYADGEKRYILCPVNLKVGDTVMSGATADIKPGNALPLSNIPLGTLIHNVELKIGKGGQIVRSAGTFAQLVAKDNDYAQVRLPSGEVRLVLTRCMATIGQVGNVESENLSLGKAGRARWLGRRPKVRGVAMNPVDHPMGGGEGRSSGGRHPCSPWGMPAKGFKTRKKKPSDSLIVKKRK
- the rpsQ gene encoding 30S ribosomal protein S17, with product MKERGSKKRLIGTVVSDKMDKTVVVLIERTVLHPDYKKYVRRRKRYSAHDEQNACKTGDRVLITESRPLSRTKRWRVSGIVQKAV
- the rpsC gene encoding 30S ribosomal protein S3, whose translation is MGQKVSPIGLRLGIVKTWNSRWFAGKKQYPTYIHEDFRIRRFLKAKLNHAGISKIEIERSAKRVRLIIFAARPGIVIGKKGSEIELLKKDLEKLTVQDVHIEVQEVRKPEVDAQMVAENVAGQLIRRVAFRRAMKRGVTSAMRFGAQGVKVICSGRLGGAEMARREWYREGRMPHHTLRADIDYGFAEAKTTYGIIGIKVYIFKGEILDKGAVLLETAS